The window CCTGAAACGGTTCTACCAGCACGGCGGCCAAAGCGCCGGCACTGGAATGCTTGAGTTGCTTGCGGGCGAATTCCACGCAGAACAGGCCGCAGCTCGGATATTGCAACTTAAACGCGCAGCGGTAGCAATCGGCGTAGGGTACCAGGTAGCGACCCCCGGGCAGTGGTCCATAACCTTGCTTGGACTCGTCACCGACCATCCCTAGGACGCCTCCGGTTTTGCCATGAAAGCCGCCCCAAAAGCTCAGCACTTCATGCTTTTTGGTGGCCGAGCGGGCTAGGCGCAAGGCGGCTTCGACCGCTTCGGCGCCACCGCTGTAGAGATGGACTCGGCGCAACGGTGCGGGCGCAGCCGCAGTCAGGCGTTCGAAGGCTTCGGCGCGTTGAGCGGTAGCGAAGGTGCCAACGGTCAGGCGGCTAGCCTGCTCGGCCAATGCCTTGGTCATCGCGGGATGAGCGTGGCCCAGGCTGGCGACTGCGACGCCGGCAAAGAAATCGACGTAGACATTGCCGTCGGCGTCGGTCAGAGTAGCTCCGTTGCCGTGGTTGAAGGCCACCCCGGCCAACTGCGAAATACGTTGGCGGCCGGGCGCCAGATGGCGCTCTTCGTGCTCGAAAATTTTGCGTGAGGCCGGCCCCGGAACGGGGGTTTTGATGCAGGGTAGGTCGGCCGCAAGGGCCGCCCGAGGCTGTGCCACGTCCATTAAGGTCTATCTTCTCCTGAGGCTATCTATACGGCTCATCGCGTGGTTTGCAATCGCCACTGCCGCTCGTTCGCGCACCGCCGCAAAGCTGGGCCAATCGTTAAAATCGATCAAATAGAAGCGATGTTCGTCTACTACTGCGTCTCCACCCCAAACCTCCAGCCCCAGCATGGCCGCCGCCTTTTGCGCGGCTTGGGCCAGCGCGTTCACCATATTCGACCGCAACTCCTCAGGCCCGTTGACAACTTCGAAAAAGCTTCGGCTTACGCCGTAAAACTTAACTACCTTACCTTCGACTGCGGCTTGAAGGTAGGCCTTTTTTGCCCCACGTTTGGCTAACTGATGCATCGCCATGAGCAGAGCAGGGAGGGTTTCGATCCGAGTAACGTCGTCGGCCGCCAGCGCGTGCAGATCGCCGCGTTTGACGAACAGCCCGCTTGCCAGCGAGAAATCGGCTACCGCGGCTGCCGCTTGCGTTGGGCTCAGGTCGGTTTTGACGAGCCGCCCGGGCGGAGTCGGAATTCCGGCCGCATGCAAGATCGGCCCCATCCGATCGCGATAGCAAGCGCGAATCGCCGCCGCTTGATTGATTACAATGGTGCCCGCGCGCTGCGCCAACTCCAAGCCGCTCAGCGCGGCTCGGCTCTGGCACATTGCCAAGATCAAGTTGGCGCCTGCAGGTGTGTGCGAGCTGGACTCCAGCTCGGCACCATCGATGGTCGTCACCGCACAACCTTGGTGTGCCAAATGCGCGAGCGCGGCATCCAGAATGGCCGCATCGACTTCAACTTTGCCCGGTGAAAAGCGCGCCTCGCGATAGATCCCAAGGACCCGCACGTCACTCCTCGTCAAACGCAGCGACCATCCGGCGGGCGGCAGCTAAGTCGGCAGTCTCGTCGACGTCTATCACGTTGTGGACTTGGACCGTTCCAATCAATTCACGCCAGTCGATAAGGGCGGCCAGAAATTGCCGCAGCGCGCCCATTCCCGCGGCGCGATTGCGATATTCAAAGATGCGGGTGGAGAAGAAATATATTCCGGCTGTC of the Candidatus Binataceae bacterium genome contains:
- a CDS encoding aminotransferase class III-fold pyridoxal phosphate-dependent enzyme, coding for MDVAQPRAALAADLPCIKTPVPGPASRKIFEHEERHLAPGRQRISQLAGVAFNHGNGATLTDADGNVYVDFFAGVAVASLGHAHPAMTKALAEQASRLTVGTFATAQRAEAFERLTAAAPAPLRRVHLYSGGAEAVEAALRLARSATKKHEVLSFWGGFHGKTGGVLGMVGDESKQGYGPLPGGRYLVPYADCYRCAFKLQYPSCGLFCVEFARKQLKHSSAGALAAVLVEPFQ